One segment of Neobacillus endophyticus DNA contains the following:
- a CDS encoding methyl-accepting chemotaxis protein: protein MFTTILAIITYSTSAFFIYYVYGFVSGLFNQNVFTILTLVLGIFWSGVLAYFTATRFITKPLKLLESAVGKAANGEIGEDAPVPLIDDEIRSLSLAFNEMLQSIRDIALNIDTNFESTKEKVVQMTAASNLAVEHSQTISQTISYISNGVETSAAAMQATAQSVEDVLHMANEVQDKARTSENLSREMVDTLNNSKQIIHSLVNDVQEMKHSSEESLESVKRLESHANEVENIISFVGEIAGQTNLLALNASIEAARAGEHGKGFAVVAEEVRKLADQSAHAVEGISTLIQNIQKEVTNVVNQITKQVRLANEEANKGSETNQAIHRMGHSIDEVVQAVKYIGTLVEQQFRHIGQTAGQSQEVTTIAQEASTSALEVASAAEEQTTIIQDVNKLGNDIVLQAEALKETIKRFNLN, encoded by the coding sequence ATGTTTACGACAATACTTGCTATTATTACCTATTCGACAAGCGCCTTTTTTATTTATTATGTCTATGGTTTTGTTTCAGGTCTATTTAATCAAAATGTTTTTACTATACTCACGTTAGTTTTAGGGATTTTTTGGTCTGGAGTACTGGCTTACTTCACTGCTACACGGTTTATAACGAAGCCACTAAAGTTATTAGAGTCGGCTGTAGGTAAGGCTGCAAATGGAGAAATTGGAGAAGATGCACCTGTTCCTTTAATTGATGATGAAATCCGCTCACTTAGTTTAGCATTTAACGAAATGCTGCAGAGTATTCGAGATATTGCCCTCAATATTGATACCAACTTTGAAAGCACGAAAGAAAAAGTTGTTCAGATGACAGCCGCATCCAATCTGGCAGTTGAACATTCCCAAACTATTTCACAAACAATTTCTTACATTTCAAACGGGGTGGAAACTTCTGCTGCTGCTATGCAAGCAACAGCTCAGTCTGTAGAAGATGTATTGCACATGGCTAATGAAGTTCAGGACAAAGCGCGCACATCAGAAAATTTATCCAGAGAAATGGTAGATACCTTAAATAACAGTAAACAAATTATTCACTCGCTTGTAAATGATGTACAAGAAATGAAACATAGCAGTGAAGAATCACTGGAATCTGTCAAACGCTTGGAAAGTCATGCAAATGAGGTAGAGAATATTATTTCATTTGTTGGAGAAATTGCAGGTCAAACCAATTTATTAGCCTTAAATGCATCAATTGAAGCTGCCCGAGCTGGCGAGCATGGAAAAGGATTTGCTGTCGTGGCTGAAGAAGTACGAAAACTGGCAGATCAAAGTGCCCATGCCGTGGAAGGAATTTCTACCCTGATCCAAAATATTCAAAAAGAAGTTACGAATGTCGTGAACCAAATTACCAAACAAGTTAGATTGGCAAACGAAGAAGCCAATAAAGGCAGTGAAACCAACCAAGCCATTCATAGGATGGGGCATTCAATCGATGAAGTCGTTCAAGCTGTAAAATACATTGGCACTCTTGTTGAACAGCAATTCCGTCATATTGGACAAACAGCAGGTCAATCACAGGAAGTGACGACAATAGCACAAGAGGCTTCCACAAGCGCTTTAGAAGTAGCATCTGCTGCCGAGGAGCAAACAACTATCATTCAAGATGTTAACAAATTAGGAAATGACATCGTTCTGCAGGCAGAGGCCTTAAAGGAAACGATTAAGCGATTCAATTTGAATTAA
- a CDS encoding CBO0543 family protein, translating into MIAIVYSIFWIIISAKYGDRDWKKYYPSMLFAALANTLYEVLCYKYQLWQMEPNGLKYCIIPMLLLIMIGMPLSTWVFLSHYPFRSSTSRKILYVTFFILLFGILEYVSVKLGSITYHHGWNIGWSFLFDIIMFMMIRIHYSRPIIAILLSLPLIVVLCLIFNVTLDKMK; encoded by the coding sequence GTGATTGCCATTGTTTACTCAATATTTTGGATCATCATTTCCGCAAAATATGGTGACCGGGACTGGAAAAAATATTATCCTTCTATGCTGTTCGCAGCACTTGCCAATACTTTATATGAGGTTCTCTGTTATAAATACCAACTGTGGCAAATGGAGCCAAACGGTCTGAAGTATTGTATCATACCGATGCTGTTATTGATCATGATTGGAATGCCTTTGTCCACGTGGGTTTTTTTGTCCCATTATCCTTTTCGTTCGAGCACATCCAGGAAGATCCTATATGTTACATTTTTCATTTTGCTCTTCGGGATTTTAGAGTATGTTTCAGTCAAATTAGGCTCCATCACCTATCATCACGGCTGGAACATTGGATGGTCTTTTTTATTTGATATCATCATGTTTATGATGATTCGAATCCATTATTCTAGGCCCATTATTGCCATCCTGCTATCCCTACCACTTATCGTGGTATTGTGTCTGATTTTTAACGTTACTTTGGATAAAATGAAATAA
- a CDS encoding DUF3949 domain-containing protein, with translation MYDKMGFEEQELNFHAQGSILFIGANMPATMLYNWKHKK, from the coding sequence ATGTATGACAAGATGGGCTTTGAGGAGCAAGAATTAAATTTTCACGCTCAAGGCAGCATATTGTTTATTGGAGCCAACATGCCTGCCACGATGTTATACAATTGGAAACACAAAAAATAA
- a CDS encoding C40 family peptidase: protein MKKTIIGTMSTTALFSTFFAGNAFAATYKVQKGDTISKIASKFKTSVKEIKTLNHLPSDSIYENQTLTISNSAVSVQKVQQTNYTVVKGDALIKIANRYGVTVGELQQWNNLKSTMIYAGQVLKVSAPGQTVSVTTPNPNIEKKAASPAPTQQKTTASTSIYTVKSNDCLSKIAVPYGMTVQQLKSLNNLSSDTIYIGQKLKVYTHPAAKTPTQAQTPPASIPIKQTSAAPTKPHPAPVGSVTEYIVKSGDTLGSIAITYQTTVQNLRSLNNLTSDAIYVGQTLKVPAQTTTSPTTSGIPAGSSVSASGTSTTSPLDFATQMVKVANNLIGVPYIWGGSDLSGFDCSGFIYYVANQAGKKIGRYSADGYYNRTYYVDKPIAGDIVFFKDTYKKGISHMGIYLGNNQFIHADEKHGIMISHLDSPYYTTHFDSIKRFY, encoded by the coding sequence ATGAAGAAAACCATCATTGGTACAATGTCGACAACCGCTCTGTTTTCAACTTTCTTTGCTGGAAATGCTTTTGCCGCGACCTATAAAGTTCAAAAAGGTGATACTATATCGAAAATTGCCTCCAAATTTAAAACTAGTGTCAAAGAGATCAAGACTCTGAACCATTTACCGTCTGACTCCATCTATGAGAATCAAACACTTACTATTTCTAATTCTGCTGTTTCAGTGCAGAAAGTACAGCAAACAAACTATACCGTCGTGAAGGGCGATGCGCTTATCAAAATTGCCAACCGCTACGGGGTTACTGTGGGCGAGCTTCAGCAATGGAACAATCTTAAGAGCACGATGATTTATGCCGGCCAAGTATTAAAGGTGTCTGCTCCAGGTCAAACTGTCAGCGTCACTACGCCTAATCCAAACATAGAGAAAAAGGCGGCTTCGCCCGCCCCCACACAACAAAAAACTACAGCATCAACCAGCATTTATACAGTTAAAAGCAATGATTGTTTAAGCAAAATTGCGGTCCCATATGGAATGACAGTCCAACAGTTGAAGTCACTGAACAATCTTTCATCTGATACGATTTATATCGGACAGAAGCTAAAGGTTTATACCCATCCTGCTGCTAAGACACCTACACAAGCGCAGACGCCACCTGCTTCGATCCCAATAAAACAGACATCTGCGGCACCAACGAAGCCGCATCCAGCTCCAGTTGGTTCCGTAACTGAATACATAGTGAAAAGCGGCGATACACTTGGCAGCATCGCCATAACATATCAAACAACTGTCCAAAATTTAAGGTCCCTTAATAATCTAACTTCCGATGCAATTTATGTTGGACAAACATTAAAGGTTCCAGCTCAAACGACAACGAGCCCGACAACTTCTGGAATTCCTGCTGGTTCATCCGTCTCCGCTTCAGGAACATCCACTACGTCACCACTCGATTTTGCCACACAAATGGTAAAAGTAGCGAATAACTTAATTGGTGTTCCCTATATATGGGGGGGCAGTGATTTAAGCGGCTTTGACTGTAGCGGATTTATTTATTATGTGGCCAATCAGGCCGGGAAGAAAATTGGCCGCTACTCTGCAGACGGCTATTACAATCGAACCTATTACGTTGATAAACCCATTGCCGGTGATATCGTCTTTTTCAAAGATACATATAAAAAGGGAATTTCACATATGGGCATTTACCTCGGCAACAATCAATTCATCCACGCCGACGAAAAACACGGGATTATGATCTCTCACTTAGACAGCCCATACTACACTACCCATTTCGACAGCATTAAGCGGTTTTATTAA
- a CDS encoding SWIM zinc finger family protein, producing the protein MVEREQIQGLADELKDYLYSNVVEDAKLVQKGLVLYRQNMVTQLQIAEGTITATVQDVMPAKVKLETTFLAASDCTCPGEGLCRHQLAVFFSAYARIGSVTDWVSEWREPVREQRSAASWGLQRAKDLIKNNGVLAPNYERWVETFELGFETLLTSKKYTSPFVVPELFGIYQRRIRASAPVEQEWRLLYELVSTVVSFRKLAELSEQLGHDEEAVNRAYLHLFHNMMQDAEDLTRKISVQAMPFAFDEFIVKLKVDVLVLLTCTAALEYERIYLYRLLWRELFRKKDWLEEEISLVRNQFRVLEEGKNPVPLMVAEIHLYFLLQDDERALKLIDSMVDEFSVPYLSYWVEYLSGLKAWKRVQPLIDLFLQKARRYLEALDEYRSCAVFTRDLLRAMTPFCANNNRLDLYERALLATLPYSFTDYEYFLFERGQYDRWGELQAFVGFNYYDLPKERVKIIEKDRPEVLLGMLHQTAQREIDQKNRASYRMAVRHLKKLRTLYKKLKRNDDWDYFMTELLERTKRLRAFQEECQRSKLI; encoded by the coding sequence ATGGTAGAACGGGAGCAAATACAGGGCCTTGCCGATGAATTAAAGGATTATCTGTATTCCAATGTAGTTGAGGATGCAAAGCTGGTGCAAAAAGGATTGGTGTTATACCGTCAGAATATGGTAACGCAACTTCAGATAGCGGAAGGTACAATTACCGCCACTGTGCAGGACGTCATGCCAGCAAAAGTGAAGCTGGAGACGACCTTTTTGGCTGCAAGTGATTGCACCTGCCCTGGAGAGGGATTGTGCCGGCACCAATTAGCCGTATTTTTCAGTGCTTATGCGCGGATTGGCAGTGTGACGGATTGGGTATCCGAGTGGCGGGAGCCGGTTCGCGAGCAGAGGTCTGCAGCCAGCTGGGGTCTGCAGCGGGCAAAGGATTTGATTAAAAACAATGGAGTGCTGGCTCCTAATTACGAGCGGTGGGTGGAAACGTTTGAGTTGGGCTTTGAAACACTTTTAACTTCGAAAAAATACACCAGCCCATTTGTTGTGCCGGAACTTTTCGGAATTTATCAGCGGCGAATTCGGGCAAGCGCACCTGTTGAGCAAGAATGGAGACTGTTGTATGAGCTGGTCAGTACAGTTGTTTCTTTTCGCAAACTGGCCGAATTGAGTGAACAGCTGGGCCATGATGAGGAGGCGGTGAATCGCGCGTATCTTCATTTGTTTCATAATATGATGCAGGATGCGGAGGATTTGACGCGAAAAATCAGCGTCCAGGCTATGCCTTTTGCTTTTGATGAATTTATTGTCAAGTTGAAGGTCGATGTCCTTGTACTGCTGACGTGTACCGCAGCCCTAGAGTATGAACGGATTTATTTGTACCGGTTGCTGTGGCGTGAACTTTTTAGAAAAAAGGATTGGTTGGAGGAAGAGATTTCCTTGGTTCGCAACCAGTTCCGCGTGCTAGAGGAAGGAAAAAACCCTGTTCCGTTGATGGTTGCCGAGATTCATTTATATTTTTTACTCCAGGATGATGAGCGGGCTTTGAAATTGATTGACAGTATGGTAGATGAATTTAGTGTGCCGTATTTGTCCTATTGGGTTGAATATTTATCCGGGTTAAAGGCGTGGAAACGGGTGCAGCCTTTGATTGATTTGTTTCTCCAAAAGGCTAGACGTTATTTGGAAGCCTTGGACGAATACCGTAGTTGCGCTGTTTTTACAAGGGATTTGCTGCGGGCGATGACGCCGTTTTGTGCGAACAATAATCGTTTGGACTTGTACGAGCGGGCACTGCTTGCAACACTGCCTTACAGCTTTACAGACTATGAATATTTTCTGTTTGAGCGCGGCCAATACGATCGCTGGGGTGAACTTCAGGCATTTGTCGGCTTCAACTATTATGATTTGCCAAAGGAGCGCGTGAAAATTATTGAGAAGGATCGGCCAGAAGTACTATTGGGCATGCTCCACCAGACTGCCCAACGTGAAATTGACCAAAAAAATCGCGCCAGCTATCGCATGGCCGTCCGTCACCTCAAAAAACTCCGCACCCTCTACAAAAAACTAAAACGAAACGATGACTGGGACTACTTCATGACAGAACTTCTCGAACGCACCAAACGCCTAAGAGCCTTCCAAGAAGAATGCCAGAGAAGCAAGCTCATTTAA
- a CDS encoding DEAD/DEAH box helicase, which yields MLKTRYLKLMTTKIADGRFLLSAQDIYGTDLHPAAWKDLVFSNHEESFFGTILESETANGIEGVAVNGWQLVSLFAKESFNRFIDWDWNEQAEICLAAADSLFEGIVEKDWLPDFSAWENDHFHWKLPERVKQEFDSSFWEQDVDGTPDGSLKAKEYLSDLYNCALDSYLTRNTAMKELFGPKLDLLKKQNISGSELARYFDEDSWLEWVGIKESEIPFTIGLRLDEPEDGEGDWSLEVFLRGKKNPDDLYDVEDVKHIPAKWRPFLDKVDREEVRWVRLIPWLDDDHTDGLALKSELSEEEAWLFLTEASETLVALDVEILLPSWWQAMKNANLKVKASLKGTSSHRPSFVGLEAMLDFNWRFSMNGVDLAEDEFRKLVEEKRRLVYVRGRWVKLDPQFIRQIQDLMKRAEKEGLHVRDLLEQELFDSSDAAEDELENTKAFAKIQIELNQQWRKMVKQLSEVHEIPLSDLPSELNGELRPYQQLGMSWLWFLRQYGFGAVLADDMGLGKTVQLISYLLTVREKEPIPDTPSRGLSAAPEAEQAENLKSSVVPNTKTSRGRKSEVAPPAKPPIKAALIICPTSVLGNWQKELERFAPKLKVYLHYGSNRQKGEAFTDQVQAADVVLTSYGLSHLDSEEFESVLWSSIAIDEAQNIKNAQTKQSKAVRRLHGRHHIALTGTPMENRLSELWSIFDFTNHGYLGSLGQFQKRFIIPIEKDEKKEKIQQLQSLIRPFLLRRTKKDEEVALNLPDKQEQKEYCPLTTEQASLYEQLIHDTFAEIEKLTGFERKGLILQMLSRLKQLCNHPALYLKEKAAGRQLLERSNKLEKLIELIEAVLEQGESCLIFTQYIEMGEMIRSVMKKKFGVDVPFLNGSVSKTQRDSMIERFQNGEFPVFLLSLKAGGTGLNLTAANHVIHYDRWWNPAVENQATDRAYRIGQSRFVHVHKLICTGTLEEKIDAMLEKKQFLNDQIIQSENWITELSTDELKDLVFLG from the coding sequence ATGCTTAAAACTAGATACTTGAAATTAATGACAACTAAAATAGCGGATGGCCGTTTTCTGCTTAGCGCTCAGGATATTTACGGCACTGACCTTCATCCCGCCGCTTGGAAAGATCTTGTATTCAGTAATCATGAGGAGAGTTTTTTTGGTACTATTCTCGAAAGTGAAACGGCAAATGGGATTGAGGGGGTGGCCGTAAACGGCTGGCAGCTTGTCTCGCTTTTTGCCAAGGAGTCCTTTAACCGTTTTATTGATTGGGATTGGAATGAGCAGGCAGAAATCTGTTTGGCTGCTGCAGATTCGCTATTTGAAGGGATTGTGGAAAAAGACTGGCTGCCGGACTTTTCGGCATGGGAGAATGATCACTTTCATTGGAAGCTCCCAGAGCGGGTAAAACAGGAATTTGACTCTTCCTTTTGGGAGCAAGACGTGGATGGAACCCCCGATGGCAGCCTTAAAGCGAAAGAATATCTTTCTGATTTGTACAATTGTGCTCTTGATAGCTATTTAACGAGGAATACGGCAATGAAGGAACTCTTTGGGCCAAAACTCGACTTATTGAAAAAACAAAATATTTCCGGAAGTGAATTGGCTCGCTATTTCGACGAGGATAGCTGGCTCGAATGGGTAGGAATCAAAGAAAGCGAAATACCATTCACGATAGGGCTGCGGCTGGATGAGCCGGAAGATGGCGAAGGAGACTGGTCGCTAGAGGTTTTTTTGAGAGGGAAAAAAAATCCCGACGACCTGTATGATGTGGAAGATGTAAAACACATTCCTGCTAAATGGCGGCCTTTTTTAGATAAAGTAGATCGTGAAGAAGTCCGCTGGGTTCGTTTAATTCCTTGGCTTGATGACGACCATACAGACGGTTTGGCCTTAAAATCGGAACTTTCTGAGGAAGAAGCGTGGCTGTTTTTAACCGAAGCTAGTGAAACTTTGGTAGCACTTGATGTAGAAATCCTCCTCCCTTCCTGGTGGCAGGCGATGAAAAATGCCAACCTAAAGGTTAAAGCATCACTGAAAGGTACTTCGAGCCATCGGCCATCGTTTGTTGGACTGGAGGCCATGCTGGATTTTAACTGGCGTTTTTCCATGAATGGTGTTGATCTTGCCGAGGATGAATTCAGGAAGTTGGTTGAGGAAAAGAGGCGGCTTGTTTACGTACGTGGCCGCTGGGTCAAGCTCGATCCCCAATTTATCCGGCAAATTCAAGATTTAATGAAGCGGGCAGAGAAGGAAGGCTTACATGTCCGTGACTTGCTCGAGCAAGAGTTATTCGACTCTTCCGATGCGGCAGAAGATGAGCTGGAAAATACGAAGGCCTTTGCAAAAATCCAAATTGAACTGAACCAGCAATGGCGGAAAATGGTGAAACAGCTTTCCGAAGTGCATGAAATCCCATTGTCTGACCTGCCTTCCGAGCTGAATGGTGAGCTGCGCCCTTATCAGCAGCTTGGCATGAGCTGGCTCTGGTTTCTAAGGCAGTACGGCTTCGGCGCTGTACTGGCTGATGACATGGGGCTCGGCAAAACAGTCCAGCTGATCTCTTATCTTCTTACAGTTAGAGAAAAGGAACCGATACCTGACACCCCTAGTCGAGGTTTGTCTGCGGCACCTGAAGCTGAACAAGCAGAAAACCTTAAGTCGTCTGTGGTGCCTAACACCAAAACTTCCCGCGGGAGAAAATCGGAAGTTGCGCCTCCGGCGAAACCGCCGATCAAGGCTGCGTTGATAATTTGCCCGACCTCCGTGCTGGGAAACTGGCAGAAGGAGCTCGAGCGGTTTGCTCCGAAGTTGAAGGTGTATTTACATTACGGTTCTAACCGTCAAAAAGGAGAAGCTTTTACTGATCAAGTTCAGGCAGCAGACGTGGTTCTCACATCCTATGGCCTTAGCCATTTGGATTCTGAGGAATTTGAGTCTGTGTTATGGAGTTCGATTGCTATTGATGAAGCGCAAAACATTAAAAATGCTCAGACCAAGCAATCCAAGGCTGTCCGCAGACTGCACGGCCGCCACCATATTGCCTTGACCGGGACGCCAATGGAGAACCGCCTATCTGAACTGTGGTCAATTTTTGATTTTACCAATCACGGCTACCTTGGAAGCTTAGGTCAATTTCAAAAACGGTTCATTATTCCAATTGAAAAAGATGAAAAAAAGGAAAAAATTCAGCAGCTGCAGTCGCTAATTCGCCCCTTCCTGCTTCGACGTACGAAAAAGGACGAAGAAGTTGCTCTCAATCTTCCAGACAAGCAAGAACAAAAAGAATACTGTCCGCTGACAACTGAACAGGCATCATTATATGAACAGTTGATTCATGATACATTTGCCGAAATTGAAAAACTGACAGGATTCGAGCGCAAGGGGTTGATTTTGCAAATGCTCAGCAGATTAAAGCAGCTATGCAACCACCCTGCCCTTTACTTAAAGGAAAAAGCAGCTGGCCGACAGCTGCTTGAACGATCAAATAAGCTGGAAAAACTGATTGAGCTTATAGAAGCAGTGTTAGAGCAAGGAGAAAGTTGTTTAATTTTTACACAATACATTGAAATGGGCGAAATGATCCGGAGTGTGATGAAAAAGAAATTCGGGGTAGATGTACCATTTCTGAATGGCAGTGTTTCGAAGACGCAGCGCGACAGTATGATTGAGCGATTCCAAAACGGAGAATTTCCGGTATTTCTGCTGTCCCTAAAAGCAGGAGGAACAGGATTGAACTTGACCGCTGCCAATCACGTCATTCATTACGACCGCTGGTGGAATCCAGCCGTCGAAAACCAAGCTACCGACCGGGCCTACCGTATCGGCCAATCTCGCTTCGTCCACGTGCACAAACTCATTTGCACCGGCACACTCGAAGAAAAAATCGACGCCATGCTGGAAAAAAAGCAATTTCTCAACGACCAAATCATCCAAAGCGAAAACTGGATCACCGAACTATCCACCGACGAACTCAAAGACCTGGTTTTCTTAGGATAA
- a CDS encoding 3D domain-containing protein — translation MQLTKKRIILMIFTILLSASGSMSAYAQTSSDALHNVQQQLEQQQSIVDQKEQEKQSVNNEIESIQQELQSINSYITSNQQEMAATQKKMDATQQLIEKKKEEIVDREDKILARKEVMKKRAIALQQNDNVSLFISIMFDSKSISDFIQRASAASAIMDADTNILTEQKNDLQKIQDDKKVIDHQEQILEDQQKVLASKQEELAQNLLKRKQAMADMQNKYNQIVKEQALAQQQKAGIESQLKDIQARVAQEEAAARAAQATSSAEQTSTDADVSGQELYVTATAYTPYDSGHITKLGYDIGANPNMKLIAVDPSVIPLGKRVWVEGYGVAIAGDTGGAIIGNRIDVLVPTKGQAAAWGRKVVKVVILN, via the coding sequence ATGCAATTGACAAAAAAGCGTATAATTCTCATGATATTTACAATCTTGTTGAGCGCATCCGGTTCAATGAGTGCCTATGCGCAAACAAGCAGTGATGCCTTACATAATGTTCAGCAGCAGCTAGAGCAGCAGCAAAGCATTGTAGACCAAAAGGAACAGGAAAAACAATCCGTTAATAATGAAATAGAAAGTATACAACAAGAATTGCAATCAATTAATAGCTATATTACTAGTAATCAACAGGAAATGGCAGCCACCCAGAAGAAAATGGATGCCACACAACAGTTGATTGAAAAAAAGAAAGAGGAGATTGTTGACCGCGAAGACAAGATCCTGGCCCGTAAGGAAGTTATGAAGAAAAGGGCGATTGCACTTCAGCAAAATGACAATGTTAGTCTTTTTATCAGTATTATGTTTGATTCTAAAAGCATCTCTGATTTTATTCAGCGTGCCAGCGCGGCTTCTGCCATAATGGACGCTGATACTAATATTTTAACGGAACAGAAAAATGATCTTCAGAAAATTCAGGATGATAAAAAAGTAATTGATCATCAGGAACAAATTTTAGAAGATCAGCAAAAGGTATTAGCCAGCAAGCAAGAGGAGCTCGCCCAAAACCTGCTAAAAAGAAAGCAGGCTATGGCGGATATGCAAAATAAATATAATCAAATTGTCAAAGAGCAAGCCCTTGCTCAACAACAGAAAGCTGGTATTGAATCTCAGTTGAAGGATATTCAAGCTAGAGTTGCTCAAGAAGAAGCGGCAGCAAGAGCAGCACAAGCAACGTCCTCTGCGGAACAGACTTCCACGGATGCAGACGTTAGCGGGCAAGAGTTGTATGTTACAGCAACTGCCTATACGCCATATGATTCGGGCCACATAACAAAATTAGGCTATGATATTGGAGCCAATCCGAATATGAAATTGATTGCGGTTGACCCATCTGTTATTCCGCTTGGAAAACGAGTTTGGGTTGAAGGCTACGGCGTTGCGATTGCTGGTGACACTGGTGGAGCAATCATTGGAAACCGAATTGACGTCCTAGTTCCAACCAAAGGTCAGGCAGCAGCTTGGGGAAGAAAAGTCGTAAAAGTAGTAATACTAAATTAG
- a CDS encoding helix-turn-helix domain-containing protein, producing MAVKGMSIAKKLRMLRDKQNWSQETLANLMNMHHSTISRYERGKSIPDYQTLLRFAQVFKVEKDYLIQELRPHEHISAAPGFIAKESQDDPDFTLIQQMLQTEPALKKALVELYLMPPKRRAFFADAIAGLIKVNKHHKDKM from the coding sequence ATGGCGGTGAAAGGAATGTCAATTGCGAAAAAACTACGTATGCTTCGCGATAAGCAAAATTGGTCACAGGAAACATTAGCAAATTTGATGAATATGCATCACTCGACAATTAGCCGGTATGAAAGAGGGAAAAGTATCCCTGATTACCAAACACTGTTACGGTTTGCCCAAGTATTCAAGGTGGAGAAGGATTATTTAATACAAGAGCTACGCCCACATGAACACATATCAGCCGCTCCCGGTTTCATTGCAAAAGAAAGTCAAGACGATCCTGACTTTACACTCATTCAGCAGATGCTTCAAACAGAACCTGCTTTAAAAAAGGCATTGGTGGAACTCTATTTAATGCCTCCAAAACGGAGGGCATTTTTTGCAGATGCGATTGCAGGATTAATAAAAGTAAATAAGCACCACAAGGATAAGATGTAA
- the ssb gene encoding single-stranded DNA-binding protein produces the protein MINQVILVGRLTRNPEMSSTPQGTPFAQITLAVNRSFRNHNGEIEADFVHCILWRKAAENTCKYCRKGSVLGITGRLQTRNYESREGKRTYITEVVAESVRFLSSRPQSVSTEEKKEESVSVGV, from the coding sequence ATGATCAATCAAGTGATACTTGTTGGCCGATTGACTAGAAATCCGGAAATGAGTTCTACACCACAAGGAACCCCTTTTGCCCAAATTACTTTAGCCGTTAATCGCAGTTTTCGCAACCATAATGGAGAGATTGAGGCAGATTTTGTGCATTGTATTCTTTGGCGAAAGGCTGCTGAAAATACTTGTAAATATTGCAGGAAAGGATCGGTGCTTGGAATTACAGGAAGACTGCAGACACGAAATTATGAAAGCAGGGAGGGCAAACGAACGTATATCACGGAGGTTGTTGCCGAGTCAGTTCGTTTCCTTAGTTCAAGGCCTCAAAGTGTAAGCACTGAAGAAAAGAAAGAGGAGAGTGTTTCAGTTGGAGTCTAG